TGATGCTAATCCTCCATGTTTATTTTCGTCCAAAGTTACCAATTTCCAACCATTATCATCACCAGTTAAAatctaaaaagatattaatttggttataatttataatataattataatatatatatatatatatatatatatatatatatacacgtatattaattagtaaattatagatttttaaatgacCTGTGATGCTGAACTATTGCTGATATGTCCTCTCACACCCCACATTTGTTGAAATTGCActctaatttcattaaaagttTCAGTAATAACAgcaataaaaacatttttaactaGCCAAGCAAGAAAGAATATCATAGTACTAAAGTAAAGTACAGCACGCCAAGCAGGCAAACTATCAATTGCACGATACATGATAAAAACCCATCCTTCTTGGGAAGCAGCTTGATATACTGTGAAAATGCTAGTAgctataacaaaatttatatcaattagtaatataaatatttattatcgtaaatataaaaaaaatttacttttattataatgaattgaaaaattatttaacattaatcACAATATATTACCAAATTCATCAAAGCCATTAAAACCCATAATGTATTTTGATAACTCCAGTTTCATACACATCATTCCTTCAGGGCATTGGTATCCTGATTCTGGATCAGTAGAACAAAAGGTATCAGGTATAGCCAAACTATTTATGGTAATATGATGTGGATCTGTAGTGTTCAAAACGCAATGATTTTTAAGTTCACCAAAGAATTGAACACCAAGTAGACCATATagagacataaaaaaaaggaagaaaagagttaCATTGTAAATTTGTTGACTTGAACGtctgtaaagaaaaaatgttatctttgtatttgttttatatttgtacttaacataattctttattatttttataatttccttacttgaaaatttgattaattctAGCTTTGGGCATGGAAAATTTAAGGAAAACACGAAGAAAGCGTATCATAATCAATGGTCTTGGTGCACGtacaatagatatataacTGAATTTTCCAACAAAGTCAAGCATTTCaaacatatgtaatataactGAAAGCCAAAGAAAAATCACCATACTCGCATCAAATTGACACCAATGATCCTTTAAATAAGACTTCTCTCTCTggaattattcatataatttttttatattagaactGTTAAATCATAacttttttctatgtataaataaataatctaccTTCAATATTCCACGAATATACATTTTGGCTATCATTTCAGCAGTAAACAGGAAAGTAATTATTAAGTCAGtaacaaatgtaatatattgcAGAGATGGAACTTTCTCAAAAGTTTTTGGTGTGTTCAAACAAACTGAAGCCAATGATATCAATGCACAGGATCGCATCAGTCTTCTTACCcataactataaaaaaatgtagttAATTTAAgatctattttattaacatattttatccaattatttgtttttaccTTATTAACCCATTCTATATCAGTGCTCTCATTGAGGGACTCCTCCGGACCATAATCAGCCAGGACGGGTTCCCCTTTGAGGCTCTGCTTCCGCCCCAGCATCATAATTGGTATTATATTCGCAATGGTGATGcctaaaaataaatgaatgatataCCTataacgtatctatatatgtaaaatcatAGTAATATATAACGGATTATCATTTATGTGTACATTATATACTCTGCAATTATGTTCAAGCGTTTATTAAAAActgatttatttgtttatattccttaatatatttacacatcaattgatattcaaataattctatatataaaatgaatctGGTCGTCAACTTTTTCACGCACCTTTCTTTTGGCAGTTCGGATAATGACAGCACTGCCTTTACGGCATTTTATATAGACtacatttcaatattaataaacaacaaaaaaaatattaacgtttaaatataaacattttaatattaacaaattgtCGATCTAATGAACATTTTTCAGCTGCGATCAGCTTTTTTCAGACAGCTGAATACTTCGCGGCGAGCATGAGCAGATCCATTTTCTTGAGAACTAATCAATATTCCAAAATTTGTTATCAACGGAacttaatcattttataaatgttctttattatttcattactttattttctataatatatatagatctatataacaatttttctttttttataaaattctttttatataaattctatgtatataaatttttattatatatttttaaaaattttatgtgAATAAAAAGTGAATAATTCTTCTTAcctctaaaaaagaaattatttataaatattaatgttaagaaaaaaactataaaCTATTGGTTATAGtcttaaaataatgaatgcattatataattattattattactcgatattattactaatatatcgattataaatatattatattaattacatctttttttgttgtaaaCAATTAcatctataattataatacataaaaactATGCATTGaaggtattatatatatatgaaacataaaaataaagatctttatacaatgaatatataaaattaatataatgctAATCACATTTCtgttattttatactttttattaattatgtatatgaaattaaaattattatttcaaatacttCTGGCGagtattacaattattattctcttattaaaagattattagttgtaaaatattgattaataaaataagttgagataaaattatataagttataatattatataaagttaataaacaaaatatttttttgtatattaataattttaaagaaatggCAGTACTGTCtgcaacttttttttctggtttatttttatagttttttttttcgaataaaatattaaggaATTGATTGCAGATTATTTAACTGTTTTTCTCATAACAGCcgtcattttaaaaaattcagaatTTGGATTCGAGAGAAGATTAGTCGTTGTATCGAATTCGAGAATAGATCCATTTTTCATGACAAGAATTTTGTCATATTTCATAATAGTTTGTAAACGATGTGCGATAGTTAAAACAGTACATTCTACAAATTCATTTTGTATTGTATCTTGAATAGCTGTTTCGGTTTCTGGATCGACTGCTGCAGTTGCTTCATCCAAAatcaatatctataatataaaatatatataatataatataaaatgaataatttttagttGATTATCTTACTTTGCTATTGCGTAAAAGTGCTCTTGTTAAACAAAGAAGTTGTTTTTCTCCAACACTGAAATTATTTCCACCGCTTTCTACAAACGCTTCAAGTTGAccattcattaattttactttttctttaagttGACTTTTCTCAAGAGCACTCCAAATTTCAAGGtcagtatattttttaaatggatcCAAATTAGATCTactcaaaaattaaaatgcctcattaattattttataaatataaaattgtgtatttgtgtattaTCTGTATTTTTACCGTATTGTTCCACTAAATAATACTGGATCCTGTGGTATAATAGAAAGTTTACTTCTCAATAAGTGTAGttctatttttgatatatctacaccatcaatttttattactccCCCACAAAGTTCAACCAGTCGAAATAAGGCTACTGTTAAAGAACTTTTTCCAGAACCTGTTCTACCTACAATTCCTAAAAtacaaatgatataataaaaagaatataaaataatgtatcacattagcaaaaatatatttaaaaatacaaaatcttACCTAGTTTTTCTCCAGTTTTGACagtaaatgaaatattgattaatacaAGTggtaattcttttctatatttcatttgaacatttttaaattgtattttaccAGAACTAGGCCAATTTTcatctaatttaattaatgattcttTGGGagtatcttccttttctaaatTCTAAATGTATAGAATGATTATCACTATGTATTATCACTATGAGTTATTTTGATAAACAGTGGTaagcaaaaattatattacataccttaaggtaataatttattctctcCATACTTATAAAACGTACTTCAGTCTCTGACATTAACCTGACAGTGTATTGAAAAACACCTGAGATTTGAGTAGCATATGCCATGGCAAGACCAGCAAGGGCAGCAGGTATTTTGccttttaaaaagataattaagaaTGCTGTGATGGAACAACAAGCAATTGCTAAACTATCCAGTCTCACGGCAGACCAACGCATTGCTGCATTACACATGTAAGTGCATAAATTATTGAGATCCAATAATTCTTCAAAcctatgtaaaaaaataatttattatagatatttttatctaatcttataatatgtaaaaaaatacttacttttttataaaattcttttcttttttgaaagcATGAATAGTATGCAAACCTTGAACAGTAGTTGTTACAAAACTCAGAACAGGTGAGCGTGAAGTACTTTCCATTCTTTTGAAATCTCTCATTGCAACTctacaatgaaaataaatcaatgatattttaataacatttatattatcaacagcatatattttaatttttttataaattgaaaatgacaAATATTGTATTAGATTCACCTGAACATTTTGCTGACCAAAAAAAACACTGTGCCAAGAATAATTAAAGGTATAGAAAACCAAGGAAGAACAaaacatataaagaaaatagcaACTATAcaagtgaaaatattttgtatcatATATTCCACTGCCAATGGTAAATAATTGTCCACTATAAATgaggaaataaattaaaataattttatattatatgattattttttaaattacattagatttataaaaatatatgtgtatgtattttagtATATACCTTCATCTATATCTCgactgaaaatattttgtattctaCCACTTGGAGTGGTTTCAAAAAACTTCAGAGGagatgtaattatatttttgaaaacagAATTATGTACTCTTGTTGAAGCACGTATTGTAGCATATGTTATTACTAAGCCTCGGACAAGGCTTGTCATAATTATAAAACCGATACATGTagcataaatattttgataatatgtGAAATTTGGATTGTCAATTATGTTATCTGATAAAAGAGTACCATTACTACCAGGAACAGTTgcattcttaaaaatataaaaaaaaaggaaaagctttttatcaaaattttacttcttaatttattttctattattctgaattatataagattatatttcatgttatacatttctattcagtaatttttattaaaaacctACTTACTCCACCACCTGCTTTGATCCATACAACAAGCCACCATGAACTAAATGCCATACTTCCtacatttgaaaataatatacaaaatactaAAAGAGCCATTAAATATCCACCAGCAGcttttatatatgcatgaTACGTTTGCATTTTTACAGATCCAGTTTCAACTTTATCTTGTAATGTTAAAGTTGTTCCTACAGAGATGAaatagttaattatttattttagaagatataaaagataatttattattacctcCACTATGAatcttttttgaattttcttcatcttGCTTCTCCTGAGAATTAATAAGTTCAATGTTTGGTtcagaattaatattattttcatccttatttattatttgtccATATTGttctctataaaataataaaaactaatataaatagtaatataaagCAAAAAGTATGTAATGTACtaagataataattgtattaaagtAACAAACCCATTTAACTTATGTTTGGATTGTTGCaacatattatttactattattgcATACTCCCTATCTAACTGCATAAGTTCCATATGCGTTCCGTGTTCGGAAATTGTTCCATTTTGAAGTAGATAAATTTGGTCACAACATTCCagaaactatataaaataaaatctgccAAAAAACCAGCCTGTGataaaactattattttattatttctttaaaaataccTGAATTTGATGAGTAACAAGAATaacagttttttctttcaaagcaTCAAGAatcaatttcttaaaaatataatatccaaCATGTGTATCTACTGCGCTCAGAGGATCATCTAGACAATAAATATCcctagaaaatttttaattgttaattgattagaatgaaaaacgaatatttaaaagcaaaagaaattaaattgtgAAATCTACCGATTGGCATAAAATGCTCGGGCAAGTGCAACTCTTTGTTTTTGCCCTCCTGATAAATTTATACCTCTTTCACCAATTTCAGTTTCATCTCCTCCTGGTAACATGTTTAGATCATCCTTTAAATTACATACTGTTAGTGCTTGATAATAACGTTTAGCATCAAACTGTTCTCCGAAAAGAATATTCTCTTTGAGGGTTGAATTAATTATCCATGCTTGTTGACTGACATATGCACAAGAGCCTTCTCTTGAAAGTTgtccttttattatttgtaattgaCCCAATATTGCAAGCAAAAGACTAGATTTTCCACTGCCTACTTGGCCACAAATTCCAATTAATTTGCCTTTAGGTGCACCAAATGTTATATTTGTAAGTATTTGGACATACATGTTCTCTTCAGAATATTTAAGTTCTTCAAGTTCTGTTGTATTGGCATCTGaatcttttctaaaatatgagaaatataagaacattaaataaaaagaaattaatatttttgatgttGTAGTATTATTAGAGtaagttataattataaaaatatttttttttttttttgttaaaacaagattttttattaatatccttactcacatttttttgttttttgatttGTTCAATAGATTAGTTTGTTCTTTAGAATTATCAAGAACAAATGTTGCATTAGCAATTGCTATTGATTGTGATTTCATAATAGGTCTTGATATACAAATATTGCCTTTGTCCAATAACATAATTTTCTGtacgaatttaataatacattaatctatctatatacatatgtaaaataatgttataatatatacatatttttaatatttaatcacaTTCACATAAGCacacataatataatacagcattattatttacaaattttgcAGTATCTCCATcagttttgtttcttcttatttatgagtttttaaaataatattatcaataatatcttttttaactgcaaaaagaaaaaataaaatacgaagtagagaaaaataaatttcattatacaaacatacaacaaaattgttttcaaaatctacagtcaataataaattaattataatagcaTGCCATTAAATTACTATTGGTAACATGTTccaaaatttaattgtaatatctTACTTATTTACAAATGATTCTTATAAAACAAGCAAATGGTGctaattatgatataaaaaataaatttttttcgataagaaaaatttagaatTCAATGTAACATCACAAAagcatattaataattacattgacttttagaatatatcaatacctcttttttttaatatagaatgcagaataaaattgtataactTATAAGACATAAATGTATTCAAAATGTTAGTATATATTatgcaatattaaaatatttatacattccaactaaaaaaatttatcactcataattataagtatatattatataaaagaaatataaatagctAATGTAACGTGCATTTGTTAGTATTTAGTAaagtgttatttatttaattaatattcttaatatggcaataaagtattaataaaaacataaaggtaatataaaaacatagaaataaaCACCTTTAATCTGTTGAAAGTTATCTTTGatgcaataatattaattatagcCACTTGCAAAAACATGAAACTAGTACGAATTTGAGCATTGAGCAATGATACAAAGGGAAATACCTGAAAAAGCAATGCAGTTCAACACAAGTATTTctactaattatttttatagtttagTTAAATAgcaatgtattatataattttaatagtctatttttgtaattattatatatgtatctttttttacatatacattaagGCTATATacaagataaatagaaagcaattatattacacttttgcagaacattttttcttttatctatttaatccATAACCCATTACTAAAAGCTTTCCCATATATGCTAAAGttctatttacatattattattagatataatccatgtgtatatttcaatatattgagatatataattattttgatcatggagctttttacattttactgtttacttttttatacttataatttttttgctattatttaatagaaaattacatatattaaagatttatGACAATCTGTAATAATGGACAACTATACTTGTGacacaataaataaatataaaacgtatttaaATCTAAGAATACTTAATATGAAGAGCagaattatcaattttaaaaactACAGAATTGTTAGTATATtggttaaattattatttgaaataaaattgcacataaaatacacaaaaatttttctcttaataatatgtatagaaaatattacatattatactatataaactataacagtttaaaatttaaaaaaaaacctGAAATCTTCTAAGGGCTATATGAGCACTGATAATGTATCGTGTAGAATCCTTAAGTGCAACAAGTACCAGTCTCAGCTGGTTCCAAAATAAAGATGCGATAGGAAAAGCCTGTAATATGTTCTTTAATAAGTGCAACACTATTTATCattgcatataaaatataatattaagatttataaaaattatgttttgtAATGTGAGAcaaattaatgtataatatgtattatgtaacataacattttcttaaacttcttgttatctttctcttctgtttaatgcatacaaataaattttttatagttaCATCATTTTATAGTAATAAGATAATACATACCTGTGCAGCTGTTAAATTAAATCCTCCAGAGACATGAGccaaaaaagtaataatagcaGAGATAATAGGCACAGCAGGTGTCAATGAAACACTAAGACTTTGGAAATATGCTATCTTATGTAGCcaatttttctctgttttacgTATAtctgaaaagtaaaaaatttactgATTGTATGAATTAATACATAATCTTATACTTTTCGTTGATTAGTTAATAATTACTAAGAAGTTTTTGGCAAAAATAATTCTCCCATGAATACATTTTGATCATCTTTATAGTTTCaagaatttcattcattaatttcaCACGAACATCAGTAATTTTTACTGCCTTACTTCGTAAATAACCATTTAAACGTGAAAGTAGATACTGAAATAGAACAcagttatattattaaatatttatatataattgaaaacataaaaattaatttattatactttattttttttacctgtataggataaaataaaagaaatgctACCATGCCCAAAAGAGCCATAGGACTGAAGAACTgcaatatgtaaataatactacaaataataataataggacTGCTAACAATCATTGGACCATATAAGATTACATCAAATAATCTTTGACTATcattggaaaataaattcacTAGCtaggatagagaaaaagatttataaaaattatatattaaaaagtaataatcaaataaataaaataaaaattttaaataaatcatacttCTCCTATATTTATGCTTCCAACATTGTTTaatccaataatttttttatataataaagcaGTACAAGATGATTTCAGTCTTAATGCTGTTCTATAATTAACAATCCAAGTCAATGTAAGAAATATTGTTCTTGAAAAATCAcacaatgttaataataatgccCACTTTATTCCATCCCAAATGGTTCCTTCTGGGGAttgtatatattctaaaatatttctcattaataTTGCCtacaaataaattcttatagtGTAAATACATGAAAAACTAAGACAAAttaaatagatgaaaaaaaatttaacatacAGGGCTTATAAAACCAAAAATTACTGAGCAAGACAAAAGAACACAACTGACAAATACTCTTGTGCGTACAAATTTCCATACAACCATAGAAAATGATGCATTATTAGGACCATTTCTATGTAATTCTTCTTGCCATAGGTTTTCTAAtctaaaagaatttatatttctaaacaatgatataaaatttcacacAAAAGACATTttcctaaataaataattataattttttacctttgtaaattataaatacaactATCATAGGGTGAAATTAATGGAAGATCTGATAATAAAATACCCTTTTTGTATGCTTTCCATAAATATCTTGTCATCCATGTAACAaacatataagaaaataaccCGGCAGTATCTCCTGGCATGGCTTCTTTAtcactaaaaaaatatttgttatataattgttCCTTACATAAGTTActatagttattatatttacaaatattatattatatgattatatacaagtaaatactttcataaaaacatattttgtaaaaatacatACGTTGTTTTAGGACGCATAGGTATTAAATTCTGCATTGCATGATTATAGCGTATAATTCCTAAACCAGGAGTATATTCCATATTGTGTTTATGTGTATTTAttggtagaaaaaaatttggtcCATCGTTACCACATGCTTGactaaaaaaagatacaaacatttattttcataatgtaGACAAAGACATTTGTGCTTTACCTCTTATCAGCTTTATTTAGCtggtttgtatttttttcaatagtctcagtaacaatatttatttcacttgTGTCTTCAACCATTGTTCTTCTTATAAATTACTTTCAAAttgtacaaaaatatttattgtatttgaatatattaatatatttaaaatgatttttgccttgtttctttcattcgaagCACAAAGCATCTCGCGGAATactataaaatacttttatgaCGTTTATAGATTCACTGAGATTTTCACATCATGTCACTGATAACGTGTGAATTCTAATCTTTCCTaatcaaaaaaacaaaaagacaagGTTAAATACATATAGAACACTTATTTCatactttaatatttcatactaAATCGTGTCgtacaaataaaatgtaataaatgaaataaatgaagtagatcttttgtttccttaaccttatttcgtataaaaaataacaatattttaatagatccGTGTTCCATTTTTTAACACagatattgttatattatggATAAGTATTTTACTTCCTTACCTTTTAAAGTAATCATGATTTAATTGACCGCAATTGTGAGTATGATATCTGACATACGTTAATCGCATGACGTTGCTGTCACATTGTATCACATCAGATCATTaccataaaataattatacaaaatattaagcTGCGGTTATAAAATAAGTGCTATGTATTTTAAaagtgtttatatatgtatgtatgtatttatttataatgaaataatattaatcatcgtatatatagaaataaatgattagtatacacgttttaaaatatttacatatagagaaacaatacacacatatttaaatgatcattaagtatttaaagatatactattaaattaaatcgaaatgtttcttcgtttatgagagtaactaagtaaatataatagtagtgataaaacgattaaaatttatcttattgtgataatatatatatatatacacacatatatatatacacatatatacatacatatatatgtcaaCCATATCTATAAATTGAATATGTACTTAATGTACTTAATATATAGCTATatctcttatttcatttttcatgcttaaaatagttttttctatgttgtatataaaaataatattacaatgcatcaattattacaatattattcacGATTAATTATGTATCTGACATTCAAtacttatgaaaaaaatgtattaatcaTTTAGTAATAAACGTGCTGACAAATATAGTATAGgtattatcataaaaagagattgaataagaagataacatttttatttactatctTTTTAAAGCACAGTTCACATTCGGcattcattattactattttatttcatacacATGGCATAGGCTCGATTTCCACATATACAAAGTAGAATTTATAAAGGAACATAACATATTCGCAATTCATGCGACTTTCGTAATCGTAAACAAAAACTAAAGAGTATTACATTTTTCGAATCAATGAAATGatactataattattagatacaATTTTGTGCATATAGCATATAAATCACCTATCCGgattttttcattacatcaTTTAATGAAACAATGAATATCAGAATTTATATGCACTTTTATaccatataaatttaaatgatcctttttttttataatttcatataagataaacacaaaatataataacaaagtgCCTAACGAAATTTGCATTAAATCGTTGcaacgaatatttattataaatctgTTAATATTGAATTACTTCTGggaaaataacgaataaattcaaaatattattatatttttaatattacctgtaacttgttaaatatatatttttaaatgttttctatatttcgtaaaaaacaTTTATGAATAGAGGGCACTTTGCTTATGTACTTTTTGCTTATATGAattatgaaaagataaaaaaaaaaaaaaaattaaaacaaatttaaacaaatgaacaaaaaaatacaatgtaatctttaaacaaaataaatcattaaattatacgtTATATCAACATATGAATTTAACGCATATTGTTATCTGTTTCAATGGAATCTGTTACAACCAAATCTAATTAATTGtcaatttatgtaataattagatttttattttaatcaatgaacctaaaatatatgtatatataaaagaaaaaaaaaaaaaataatttctacacTCAGTATCATCTGCAAAAAGTAATTCCATATGCGTCAATATTTCTCAAGTTAGAACATTGATTCTTTAAATCTTAAATCATCTTATATCCTTCGTAAAGAACGTAAGCCCTGTACGTAAAAACCTGGCATCGAATCTCAAAAACTGTTGTAATTACTACCTCCTAATTGACTGCTGAATCCTCTATTTGGAGAATATCCTGGCCTAAAGTTATTACCCAAACCTAAaatcaaatatgtataataaaattttaataaattcaatatgtcatgtatataaaatcttcACTATTTTTTCGCATATTtgggaaatatttattttcgaaattttattatattatttatttaaaaaactgTTTATATACCTCCACAAAAGTTTCCTATACCACCCAAAGACATTCCACTTGAACTACTGCTCGAGTTAAGGAATAACtcaatatatctataagaCATGTGACTTTTATCCTGTAaggatatagaaatatataaatattatatgaatataaaaaattggatATATAATCGATCTATAACAATACATGAATCAGAATTTTTTAA
The Vespula pensylvanica isolate Volc-1 chromosome 4, ASM1446617v1, whole genome shotgun sequence DNA segment above includes these coding regions:
- the LOC122628389 gene encoding multidrug resistance-associated protein 5-like isoform X1 codes for the protein MVEDTSEINIVTETIEKNTNQLNKADKSQACGNDGPNFFLPINTHKHNMEYTPGLGIIRYNHAMQNLIPMRPKTTDKEAMPGDTAGLFSYMFVTWMTRYLWKAYKKGILLSDLPLISPYDSCIYNLQRLENLWQEELHRNGPNNASFSMVVWKFVRTRVFVSCVLLSCSVIFGFISPAILMRNILEYIQSPEGTIWDGIKWALLLTLCDFSRTIFLTLTWIVNYRTALRLKSSCTALLYKKIIGLNNVGSINIGELVNLFSNDSQRLFDVILYGPMIVSSPIIIICSIIYILQFFSPMALLGMVAFLLFYPIQYLLSRLNGYLRSKAVKITDVRVKLMNEILETIKMIKMYSWENYFCQKLLNIRKTEKNWLHKIAYFQSLSVSLTPAVPIISAIITFLAHVSGGFNLTAAQAFPIASLFWNQLRLVLVALKDSTRYIISAHIALRRFQVFPFVSLLNAQIRTSFMFLQVAIINIIASKITFNRLKKIMLLDKGNICISRPIMKSQSIAIANATFVLDNSKEQTNLLNKSKNKKIKDSDANTTELEELKYSEENMYVQILTNITFGAPKGKLIGICGQVGSGKSSLLLAILGQLQIIKGQLSREGSCAYVSQQAWIINSTLKENILFGEQFDAKRYYQALTVCNLKDDLNMLPGGDETEIGERGINLSGGQKQRVALARAFYANRDIYCLDDPLSAVDTHVGYYIFKKLILDALKEKTVILVTHQIQFLECCDQIYLLQNGTISEHGTHMELMQLDREYAIIVNNMLQQSKHKLNGEQYGQIINKDENNINSEPNIELINSQEKQDEENSKKIHSGGTTLTLQDKVETGSVKMQTYHAYIKAAGGYLMALLVFCILFSNVGSMAFSSWWLVVWIKAGGGNATVPGSNGTLLSDNIIDNPNFTYYQNIYATCIGFIIMTSLVRGLVITYATIRASTRVHNSVFKNIITSPLKFFETTPSGRIQNIFSRDIDEVDNYLPLAVEYMIQNIFTCIVAIFFICFVLPWFSIPLIILGTVFFLVSKMFRVAMRDFKRMESTSRSPVLSFVTTTVQGLHTIHAFKKEKNFIKKFEELLDLNNLCTYMCNAAMRWSAVRLDSLAIACCSITAFLIIFLKGKIPAALAGLAMAYATQISGVFQYTVRLMSETEVRFISMERINYYLKNLEKEDTPKESLIKLDENWPSSGKIQFKNVQMKYRKELPLVLINISFTVKTGEKLGIVGRTGSGKSSLTVALFRLVELCGGVIKIDGVDISKIELHLLRSKLSIIPQDPVLFSGTIRSNLDPFKKYTDLEIWSALEKSQLKEKVKLMNGQLEAFVESGGNNFSVGEKQLLCLTRALLRNSKILILDEATAAVDPETETAIQDTIQNEFVECTVLTIAHRLQTIMKYDKILVMKNGSILEFDTTTNLLSNPNSEFFKMTAVMRKTVK